In one Gadus morhua chromosome 7, gadMor3.0, whole genome shotgun sequence genomic region, the following are encoded:
- the aff4 gene encoding AF4/FMR2 family member 4 isoform X6: MASQAGNMNREDRNVLRMKERERRNQEIQQGGGEAFPANSPLFPEPYKVSCKEDKLSSRIQSMLGNYDEMKEPIGGDTMPKLGGKPSSTTTSSEEKSSQALFGSDQRSSGNNNGSGGSNSNSSSSSSSNNSQGSKWTPVGPAAGSSSSQKRSGLQGSHGSQRGGSQRHGGEKKSSKHSSGEHSKSHTSSPAKGSLSSTAGSSSSSGGGGGGGGHSRTSMSDQHHGKEQRYRKSPRDREANWDSPSRVHSSFPSGPHSGQAFPPSLMSKPGSMQQKPTAYVRPMDGQETAEPKSSQGESYSGQSHSGTMGEMKSNGKAALSKLKIPSQPVEGAGDANCVDEILKEMTQSWPPPLTAIHTPCKTEPSKFPFPTKDSQHTGFPGGHKRCRDASKSSSSHQAKVCEDQPNNNSNNSEGADPSRDDSSSRSGSDSSSGSDSESESSSTDSEANEPPRPASPEPTQHMANKWQLDNWFKKAKQFSPASPVDGANGPTKYKKEGRDASSGRSYGGQGGSKDPGAPMPGRDLRPQQKGAETSRGRQKSPAQSDGGGPPPRRTVGKKQPKKSEKPPVVEEPKGGLRVESEPAPEIPPHRPKAATKGSRKPSIKKEPKSSPRPTAAASAATTTTTSSSTTTTTTPASATVAAAAAAAGPAAGAAAAAATDKRKAKAPTKTSQKSREFVETESSSSDSEENDSIPSSSQTPKYSESIRTPVLMFSPLEEKGLLSPLSDPEEHYLARPPPQQALLVKIDLSLLTRIPGLPYKEPAEIKVERDDSLDRDGKEFSKQSSGKNSSKGKRKHKNDDDGTKPDIKRSKQEEKSQSHHKNSCKESKRSVEKKEEPVPSPSISGPQRTPKAEHHSRKRTMSQSSTSLSSGAGSGKEGSHGPKGTSKHRKGEDKGRGARDGKTHPPHPYLSLQDKPSKGCDNLLAVQPLSTDGSESQRSKLLFEDRVHSADYYLQEAKKLKHNADALLDRFEKAVYYLDAVVSFIECGNALERSVQEAKSPFPMYAETVELIKYTMKLKSYMAPDATPADKRLAVLCLRCQSLLYLRLFKLRKESALKYSKTLTEHLKNSLSITQAPSPGIANSKAASMPSPVSPKLSPGSAASYSSSSASGGSGSSSVTIPQRIHQMAASYVQVTSNFLYATEVWDQAEQLAKEQKEFFVELDKVMGPLIFNTSSMTELVRFTRQGLHWLRLDAKLIP, translated from the exons CAACATGAACCGTGAGGACCGGAATGTGCTCcgaatgaaagaaagagaaaggcgCAATCAAGAGATCCAGCAAGGCGGAGGAGAGGCCTTCCCAGCCAATTCCCCTCTCTTTCCTGAACCCTATAAAGTT tcctGCAAGGAAGATAAACTGTCCAGCCGTATTCAGAGCATGCTGGGTAATTACGACGAGATGAAAGAACCCATCGGTGGAGACACTATGCCAAAGCTTGGCGGCAAACCTTCCAGCACTACCACTTCGTCCGAGGAGAAATCCAGCCAGGCGCTGTTCGGCAGCGACCAGCGCAGCAGCGGCAACAACAACGGCAGCGGcggcagcaacagcaacagcagcagcagcagcagcagcaacaacagccaGGGCAGCAAGTGGACCCCCGTGGGGCCCGCAGCCGGCTCGTCCTCGTCCCAGAAGCGCTCCGGCCTCCAGGGCAGCCACGGTAGCCAGCGGGGCGGCAGCCAGAGACACGGCGGCGAGAAGAAGTCCAGCAAGCACAGCAGCGGGGAACACTCCAAGTCCCACACGTCCAGCCCGGCCAAGGGCTCCCTGAGCTCCAcggccggcagcagcagcagcagcggcggcggaggaggaggcgggggccaCTCGCGGACCTCCATGTCCGACCAGCACCACGGCAAGGAGCAGCGCTACCGCAAGTcccccagagacagagaggccaactGGGACTCGCCCTCGCGCGTCCACTCGTCCTTCCCAAGCGGCCCGCACTCGGGCCAGGCCTTCCCCCCGTCCCTCATGTCCAAGCCGGGCTCCATGCAGCAGAAGCCCACGGCATACGTACGGCCCATGGACGGCCAGGAGACGGCAGAGCCCAAGAGCTCACAGGGGGAGAGCTACAGCGGGCAGTCTCACAGCGGCACCATGGGCGAGATGAAGTCCAACGGCAAGGCGGCGCTCTCCAAGCTCAAGATCCCCTCTCAGCCGGTTGAG GGCGCCGGGGACGCCAACTGCGTGGATGAAATTTTAAAG GAAATGACTCAGTCGTGGCCACCGCCGCTCACAGCCATCCACACTCCCTGCAAGACTGAGCCGTCCAAGTTTCCATTCCCCACGAAG GACTCTCAGCACACTGGCTTCCCTGGGGGACACA AGCGGTGCAGAGATGCGTCCAAGAGCTCCAGCAGTCACCAAGCCAAAGTGTGTGAGGACCAGCCCAA caacaacagcaacaacagcgaGGGAGCGGACCCCTCCAGGGACGACTCCAGCAGCCGCAGTGGGTCCGACAGCAGCTCGGGCTCGgacagcgagagcgagagcagctCCACGGACAGCGAGGCCAACGAGCCCCCCCGGCCCGCCTCCCCCGAG cccacGCAACACATGGCCAACAAGTGGCAGCTGGACAACTGGTTCAAGAAGGCCAAGCAGTTCTCCCCGGCGTCCCCGGTGGACGGCGCCAACGGGCCCACCAAGTACAAGAAGGAGGGCCGGGACGCCAGCTCGGGCCGCAGCTACGGCGGCCAGGGCGGCTCCAAGGACCCCGGCGCGCCCATGCCCGGCCGGGACCTGCGGCCGCAGCAGAAGGGGGCGGAGACGTCCCGCGGCCGGCAGAAGTCCCCGGCCCAGAGCGACGGGGGCGGTCCGCCGCCGCGGCGCACGGTGGGGAAGAAGCAGCCCAAGAAGTCGGAGAAGCcgccggtggtggaggagccCAAAGGCGGGCTGAGGGTGGAGAGCGAGCCGGCGCCGGAGATCCCGCCGCACCGGCCCAAGGCCGCCACCAAGGGCTCCCGGAAGCCCAGCATCAAGAAGGAGCCCAAGTCCTCCCCCAGGCCCACGGCGGCGGCcagcgccgccaccaccaccaccaccagcagcagcaccaccaccaccaccacccccgcctcGGCaaccgtcgccgccgccgctgccgcggCCGGCCCCGCAGccggagccgccgccgccgccgccacggacAAACGCAAGGCCAAGGCGCCCACCAAGACGTCCCAGAAGTCCCGGGAGTTTGTGGAGACGGAGTCGTCGTCGTCGGACTCTGAGGAGAACGACAGCATCCCGTCGTCGTCGCAGACGCCAAAGTACTCGGAGAGCATCCGCACGCCCGTCCTCATGTTCTCGCCGCTGGAGGAGAAGGGCCTGCTGTCGCCGCTCAGCGACCCTGAGGAGCACTACCTGGCGCGACCGCCCCCCCAGCAGGCGCTCTTGGTGAAGATAG acctgagCCTGCTAACCAGGATACCCGGGCTCCCCTACAAGGAACCGGCCGAGATCAAGGTGGAGAGGGACGACTCGCTGGACCGCGACGGGAAGGAGTTCAGCAAGCAGAGCTCGGGGAAGAACTCCAGCAAGGGCAAGAGGAAACACAAG AACGATGACGACGGTACAAAGCCTGACATCAAGAGGTCCAAGCAAGAAGAGAAGTCTCAGTCACACCATAAAAACAGCTGTAAAGA GTCGAAGAGGTCtgtggagaagaaggaggagcccGTGCCCTCGCCCTCAATCTCGGGCCCTCAGCGGACCCCCAAGGCGGAGCACCACAGCCGAAAGAGGACCATGAGCCAGTCGTCCACCTCGCTGTCCAGCGGCGCCGGCAGCGGCAAGGAGGGCAGCCACGGCCCCAAGGGCACCTCCAAGCACCGCAAGGGAGAGGACAAGGGGCGAGGCGCGCGCGACGGCAAG acccaccccccccatccctacctctctctccaggacaAACCGTCCAAGGGCTGTGACAACCTGCTGGCCGTGCAGCCGCTCTCCACCGACGGCTCCGAGTCCCAGAGGTCCAAGCTGCTGTTTGAGGACAG ggtCCATTCGGCCGACTACTACCTGCAGGAAGCCAAGAAACTCAAACACAATGCGGACGCGCTG ctggACCGCTTTGAGAAGGCGGTCTACTACCTGGACGCGGTGGTGTCCTTCATCGAGTGCGGCAATGCCCTGGAGCGCAGCGTCCAGGAGGCCAAGTCCCCCTTCCCCATGTACGCCGAGACGGTGGAACTCATCAA GTACACCATGAAACTCAAGAGCTACATGGCCCCGGACGCCACGCCCGCAGACAAGAGGCTGGCAGTGCTGTG CCTGAGATGCCAGTCCCTACTTTACCTGCGACTCTTCAAGCTGAGGAAAGAAAGCGCACTCAAATACTCGAAAACCCTCACAGAGCATCTGAAG AATTCCCTGAGCATCACTCAGGCTCCATCTCCAGGAATCGCAAA CAGTAAGGCGGCCAGCATGCCCTCCCCGGTGTCCCCCAAGCTGTCCCCGGGCTCGGCCGCCAGCTACTCCTCCAGCAGCGccagcggcggcagcggcagctcctccgtcaccatcCCCCAGCGCATCCACCAGATGGCGGCCAGCTACGTGCAGGTCACCTCCAACTTCCTGTACGCCACCGAGGTGTGGGACCAGGCGGAGCAGCTGGCCAAGGAGCAGAAAG AGTTCTTCGTGGAGCTGGACAAGGTGATGGGTCCGCTCATCTTCAACACGAGCAGCATGACTGAACTGGTGCGCTTCACACGCCAGGGCCTGCACTGGCTGCGGCTGGACGCTAAGCTCATCCCCTAG
- the aff4 gene encoding AF4/FMR2 family member 4 isoform X1, translating to MASQAGNMNREDRNVLRMKERERRNQEIQQGGGEAFPANSPLFPEPYKVSCKEDKLSSRIQSMLGNYDEMKEPIGGDTMPKLGGKPSSTTTSSEEKSSQALFGSDQRSSGNNNGSGGSNSNSSSSSSSNNSQGSKWTPVGPAAGSSSSQKRSGLQGSHGSQRGGSQRHGGEKKSSKHSSGEHSKSHTSSPAKGSLSSTAGSSSSSGGGGGGGGHSRTSMSDQHHGKEQRYRKSPRDREANWDSPSRVHSSFPSGPHSGQAFPPSLMSKPGSMQQKPTAYVRPMDGQETAEPKSSQGESYSGQSHSGTMGEMKSNGKAALSKLKIPSQPVEGAGDANCVDEILKEMTQSWPPPLTAIHTPCKTEPSKFPFPTKDSQHTGFPGGHKRCRDASKSSSSHQAKVCEDQPNMLEDDLKLSSSEDSDGEQDSAKNTSRNTSNSNNSNNSEGADPSRDDSSSRSGSDSSSGSDSESESSSTDSEANEPPRPASPEPTQHMANKWQLDNWFKKAKQFSPASPVDGANGPTKYKKEGRDASSGRSYGGQGGSKDPGAPMPGRDLRPQQKGAETSRGRQKSPAQSDGGGPPPRRTVGKKQPKKSEKPPVVEEPKGGLRVESEPAPEIPPHRPKAATKGSRKPSIKKEPKSSPRPTAAASAATTTTTSSSTTTTTTPASATVAAAAAAAGPAAGAAAAAATDKRKAKAPTKTSQKSREFVETESSSSDSEENDSIPSSSQTPKYSESIRTPVLMFSPLEEKGLLSPLSDPEEHYLARPPPQQALLVKIDLSLLTRIPGLPYKEPAEIKVERDDSLDRDGKEFSKQSSGKNSSKGKRKHKNDDDGTKPDIKRSKQEEKSQSHHKNSCKESKRSVEKKEEPVPSPSISGPQRTPKAEHHSRKRTMSQSSTSLSSGAGSGKEGSHGPKGTSKHRKGEDKGRGARDGKTHPPHPYLSLQDKPSKGCDNLLAVQPLSTDGSESQRSKLLFEDRVHSADYYLQEAKKLKHNADALLDRFEKAVYYLDAVVSFIECGNALERSVQEAKSPFPMYAETVELIKYTMKLKSYMAPDATPADKRLAVLCLRCQSLLYLRLFKLRKESALKYSKTLTEHLKNSLSITQAPSPGIANSKAASMPSPVSPKLSPGSAASYSSSSASGGSGSSSVTIPQRIHQMAASYVQVTSNFLYATEVWDQAEQLAKEQKEFFVELDKVMGPLIFNTSSMTELVRFTRQGLHWLRLDAKLIP from the exons CAACATGAACCGTGAGGACCGGAATGTGCTCcgaatgaaagaaagagaaaggcgCAATCAAGAGATCCAGCAAGGCGGAGGAGAGGCCTTCCCAGCCAATTCCCCTCTCTTTCCTGAACCCTATAAAGTT tcctGCAAGGAAGATAAACTGTCCAGCCGTATTCAGAGCATGCTGGGTAATTACGACGAGATGAAAGAACCCATCGGTGGAGACACTATGCCAAAGCTTGGCGGCAAACCTTCCAGCACTACCACTTCGTCCGAGGAGAAATCCAGCCAGGCGCTGTTCGGCAGCGACCAGCGCAGCAGCGGCAACAACAACGGCAGCGGcggcagcaacagcaacagcagcagcagcagcagcagcaacaacagccaGGGCAGCAAGTGGACCCCCGTGGGGCCCGCAGCCGGCTCGTCCTCGTCCCAGAAGCGCTCCGGCCTCCAGGGCAGCCACGGTAGCCAGCGGGGCGGCAGCCAGAGACACGGCGGCGAGAAGAAGTCCAGCAAGCACAGCAGCGGGGAACACTCCAAGTCCCACACGTCCAGCCCGGCCAAGGGCTCCCTGAGCTCCAcggccggcagcagcagcagcagcggcggcggaggaggaggcgggggccaCTCGCGGACCTCCATGTCCGACCAGCACCACGGCAAGGAGCAGCGCTACCGCAAGTcccccagagacagagaggccaactGGGACTCGCCCTCGCGCGTCCACTCGTCCTTCCCAAGCGGCCCGCACTCGGGCCAGGCCTTCCCCCCGTCCCTCATGTCCAAGCCGGGCTCCATGCAGCAGAAGCCCACGGCATACGTACGGCCCATGGACGGCCAGGAGACGGCAGAGCCCAAGAGCTCACAGGGGGAGAGCTACAGCGGGCAGTCTCACAGCGGCACCATGGGCGAGATGAAGTCCAACGGCAAGGCGGCGCTCTCCAAGCTCAAGATCCCCTCTCAGCCGGTTGAG GGCGCCGGGGACGCCAACTGCGTGGATGAAATTTTAAAG GAAATGACTCAGTCGTGGCCACCGCCGCTCACAGCCATCCACACTCCCTGCAAGACTGAGCCGTCCAAGTTTCCATTCCCCACGAAG GACTCTCAGCACACTGGCTTCCCTGGGGGACACA AGCGGTGCAGAGATGCGTCCAAGAGCTCCAGCAGTCACCAAGCCAAAGTGTGTGAGGACCAGCCCAA TATGCTGGAGGATGACTTGAAACTCAGCAGCAGTGAGGACAGCGATGGGGAACAGGACTCTGCCAAAAACACTTCCAGGAACACGTCTAACAG caacaacagcaacaacagcgaGGGAGCGGACCCCTCCAGGGACGACTCCAGCAGCCGCAGTGGGTCCGACAGCAGCTCGGGCTCGgacagcgagagcgagagcagctCCACGGACAGCGAGGCCAACGAGCCCCCCCGGCCCGCCTCCCCCGAG cccacGCAACACATGGCCAACAAGTGGCAGCTGGACAACTGGTTCAAGAAGGCCAAGCAGTTCTCCCCGGCGTCCCCGGTGGACGGCGCCAACGGGCCCACCAAGTACAAGAAGGAGGGCCGGGACGCCAGCTCGGGCCGCAGCTACGGCGGCCAGGGCGGCTCCAAGGACCCCGGCGCGCCCATGCCCGGCCGGGACCTGCGGCCGCAGCAGAAGGGGGCGGAGACGTCCCGCGGCCGGCAGAAGTCCCCGGCCCAGAGCGACGGGGGCGGTCCGCCGCCGCGGCGCACGGTGGGGAAGAAGCAGCCCAAGAAGTCGGAGAAGCcgccggtggtggaggagccCAAAGGCGGGCTGAGGGTGGAGAGCGAGCCGGCGCCGGAGATCCCGCCGCACCGGCCCAAGGCCGCCACCAAGGGCTCCCGGAAGCCCAGCATCAAGAAGGAGCCCAAGTCCTCCCCCAGGCCCACGGCGGCGGCcagcgccgccaccaccaccaccaccagcagcagcaccaccaccaccaccacccccgcctcGGCaaccgtcgccgccgccgctgccgcggCCGGCCCCGCAGccggagccgccgccgccgccgccacggacAAACGCAAGGCCAAGGCGCCCACCAAGACGTCCCAGAAGTCCCGGGAGTTTGTGGAGACGGAGTCGTCGTCGTCGGACTCTGAGGAGAACGACAGCATCCCGTCGTCGTCGCAGACGCCAAAGTACTCGGAGAGCATCCGCACGCCCGTCCTCATGTTCTCGCCGCTGGAGGAGAAGGGCCTGCTGTCGCCGCTCAGCGACCCTGAGGAGCACTACCTGGCGCGACCGCCCCCCCAGCAGGCGCTCTTGGTGAAGATAG acctgagCCTGCTAACCAGGATACCCGGGCTCCCCTACAAGGAACCGGCCGAGATCAAGGTGGAGAGGGACGACTCGCTGGACCGCGACGGGAAGGAGTTCAGCAAGCAGAGCTCGGGGAAGAACTCCAGCAAGGGCAAGAGGAAACACAAG AACGATGACGACGGTACAAAGCCTGACATCAAGAGGTCCAAGCAAGAAGAGAAGTCTCAGTCACACCATAAAAACAGCTGTAAAGA GTCGAAGAGGTCtgtggagaagaaggaggagcccGTGCCCTCGCCCTCAATCTCGGGCCCTCAGCGGACCCCCAAGGCGGAGCACCACAGCCGAAAGAGGACCATGAGCCAGTCGTCCACCTCGCTGTCCAGCGGCGCCGGCAGCGGCAAGGAGGGCAGCCACGGCCCCAAGGGCACCTCCAAGCACCGCAAGGGAGAGGACAAGGGGCGAGGCGCGCGCGACGGCAAG acccaccccccccatccctacctctctctccaggacaAACCGTCCAAGGGCTGTGACAACCTGCTGGCCGTGCAGCCGCTCTCCACCGACGGCTCCGAGTCCCAGAGGTCCAAGCTGCTGTTTGAGGACAG ggtCCATTCGGCCGACTACTACCTGCAGGAAGCCAAGAAACTCAAACACAATGCGGACGCGCTG ctggACCGCTTTGAGAAGGCGGTCTACTACCTGGACGCGGTGGTGTCCTTCATCGAGTGCGGCAATGCCCTGGAGCGCAGCGTCCAGGAGGCCAAGTCCCCCTTCCCCATGTACGCCGAGACGGTGGAACTCATCAA GTACACCATGAAACTCAAGAGCTACATGGCCCCGGACGCCACGCCCGCAGACAAGAGGCTGGCAGTGCTGTG CCTGAGATGCCAGTCCCTACTTTACCTGCGACTCTTCAAGCTGAGGAAAGAAAGCGCACTCAAATACTCGAAAACCCTCACAGAGCATCTGAAG AATTCCCTGAGCATCACTCAGGCTCCATCTCCAGGAATCGCAAA CAGTAAGGCGGCCAGCATGCCCTCCCCGGTGTCCCCCAAGCTGTCCCCGGGCTCGGCCGCCAGCTACTCCTCCAGCAGCGccagcggcggcagcggcagctcctccgtcaccatcCCCCAGCGCATCCACCAGATGGCGGCCAGCTACGTGCAGGTCACCTCCAACTTCCTGTACGCCACCGAGGTGTGGGACCAGGCGGAGCAGCTGGCCAAGGAGCAGAAAG AGTTCTTCGTGGAGCTGGACAAGGTGATGGGTCCGCTCATCTTCAACACGAGCAGCATGACTGAACTGGTGCGCTTCACACGCCAGGGCCTGCACTGGCTGCGGCTGGACGCTAAGCTCATCCCCTAG
- the aff4 gene encoding AF4/FMR2 family member 4 isoform X3 has product MNREDRNVLRMKERERRNQEIQQGGGEAFPANSPLFPEPYKVSCKEDKLSSRIQSMLGNYDEMKEPIGGDTMPKLGGKPSSTTTSSEEKSSQALFGSDQRSSGNNNGSGGSNSNSSSSSSSNNSQGSKWTPVGPAAGSSSSQKRSGLQGSHGSQRGGSQRHGGEKKSSKHSSGEHSKSHTSSPAKGSLSSTAGSSSSSGGGGGGGGHSRTSMSDQHHGKEQRYRKSPRDREANWDSPSRVHSSFPSGPHSGQAFPPSLMSKPGSMQQKPTAYVRPMDGQETAEPKSSQGESYSGQSHSGTMGEMKSNGKAALSKLKIPSQPVEGAGDANCVDEILKEMTQSWPPPLTAIHTPCKTEPSKFPFPTKDSQHTGFPGGHKRCRDASKSSSSHQAKVCEDQPNMLEDDLKLSSSEDSDGEQDSAKNTSRNTSNSNNSNNSEGADPSRDDSSSRSGSDSSSGSDSESESSSTDSEANEPPRPASPEPTQHMANKWQLDNWFKKAKQFSPASPVDGANGPTKYKKEGRDASSGRSYGGQGGSKDPGAPMPGRDLRPQQKGAETSRGRQKSPAQSDGGGPPPRRTVGKKQPKKSEKPPVVEEPKGGLRVESEPAPEIPPHRPKAATKGSRKPSIKKEPKSSPRPTAAASAATTTTTSSSTTTTTTPASATVAAAAAAAGPAAGAAAAAATDKRKAKAPTKTSQKSREFVETESSSSDSEENDSIPSSSQTPKYSESIRTPVLMFSPLEEKGLLSPLSDPEEHYLARPPPQQALLVKIDLSLLTRIPGLPYKEPAEIKVERDDSLDRDGKEFSKQSSGKNSSKGKRKHKNDDDGTKPDIKRSKQEEKSQSHHKNSCKESKRSVEKKEEPVPSPSISGPQRTPKAEHHSRKRTMSQSSTSLSSGAGSGKEGSHGPKGTSKHRKGEDKGRGARDGKTHPPHPYLSLQDKPSKGCDNLLAVQPLSTDGSESQRSKLLFEDRVHSADYYLQEAKKLKHNADALLDRFEKAVYYLDAVVSFIECGNALERSVQEAKSPFPMYAETVELIKYTMKLKSYMAPDATPADKRLAVLCLRCQSLLYLRLFKLRKESALKYSKTLTEHLKNSLSITQAPSPGIANSKAASMPSPVSPKLSPGSAASYSSSSASGGSGSSSVTIPQRIHQMAASYVQVTSNFLYATEVWDQAEQLAKEQKEFFVELDKVMGPLIFNTSSMTELVRFTRQGLHWLRLDAKLIP; this is encoded by the exons ATGAACCGTGAGGACCGGAATGTGCTCcgaatgaaagaaagagaaaggcgCAATCAAGAGATCCAGCAAGGCGGAGGAGAGGCCTTCCCAGCCAATTCCCCTCTCTTTCCTGAACCCTATAAAGTT tcctGCAAGGAAGATAAACTGTCCAGCCGTATTCAGAGCATGCTGGGTAATTACGACGAGATGAAAGAACCCATCGGTGGAGACACTATGCCAAAGCTTGGCGGCAAACCTTCCAGCACTACCACTTCGTCCGAGGAGAAATCCAGCCAGGCGCTGTTCGGCAGCGACCAGCGCAGCAGCGGCAACAACAACGGCAGCGGcggcagcaacagcaacagcagcagcagcagcagcagcaacaacagccaGGGCAGCAAGTGGACCCCCGTGGGGCCCGCAGCCGGCTCGTCCTCGTCCCAGAAGCGCTCCGGCCTCCAGGGCAGCCACGGTAGCCAGCGGGGCGGCAGCCAGAGACACGGCGGCGAGAAGAAGTCCAGCAAGCACAGCAGCGGGGAACACTCCAAGTCCCACACGTCCAGCCCGGCCAAGGGCTCCCTGAGCTCCAcggccggcagcagcagcagcagcggcggcggaggaggaggcgggggccaCTCGCGGACCTCCATGTCCGACCAGCACCACGGCAAGGAGCAGCGCTACCGCAAGTcccccagagacagagaggccaactGGGACTCGCCCTCGCGCGTCCACTCGTCCTTCCCAAGCGGCCCGCACTCGGGCCAGGCCTTCCCCCCGTCCCTCATGTCCAAGCCGGGCTCCATGCAGCAGAAGCCCACGGCATACGTACGGCCCATGGACGGCCAGGAGACGGCAGAGCCCAAGAGCTCACAGGGGGAGAGCTACAGCGGGCAGTCTCACAGCGGCACCATGGGCGAGATGAAGTCCAACGGCAAGGCGGCGCTCTCCAAGCTCAAGATCCCCTCTCAGCCGGTTGAG GGCGCCGGGGACGCCAACTGCGTGGATGAAATTTTAAAG GAAATGACTCAGTCGTGGCCACCGCCGCTCACAGCCATCCACACTCCCTGCAAGACTGAGCCGTCCAAGTTTCCATTCCCCACGAAG GACTCTCAGCACACTGGCTTCCCTGGGGGACACA AGCGGTGCAGAGATGCGTCCAAGAGCTCCAGCAGTCACCAAGCCAAAGTGTGTGAGGACCAGCCCAA TATGCTGGAGGATGACTTGAAACTCAGCAGCAGTGAGGACAGCGATGGGGAACAGGACTCTGCCAAAAACACTTCCAGGAACACGTCTAACAG caacaacagcaacaacagcgaGGGAGCGGACCCCTCCAGGGACGACTCCAGCAGCCGCAGTGGGTCCGACAGCAGCTCGGGCTCGgacagcgagagcgagagcagctCCACGGACAGCGAGGCCAACGAGCCCCCCCGGCCCGCCTCCCCCGAG cccacGCAACACATGGCCAACAAGTGGCAGCTGGACAACTGGTTCAAGAAGGCCAAGCAGTTCTCCCCGGCGTCCCCGGTGGACGGCGCCAACGGGCCCACCAAGTACAAGAAGGAGGGCCGGGACGCCAGCTCGGGCCGCAGCTACGGCGGCCAGGGCGGCTCCAAGGACCCCGGCGCGCCCATGCCCGGCCGGGACCTGCGGCCGCAGCAGAAGGGGGCGGAGACGTCCCGCGGCCGGCAGAAGTCCCCGGCCCAGAGCGACGGGGGCGGTCCGCCGCCGCGGCGCACGGTGGGGAAGAAGCAGCCCAAGAAGTCGGAGAAGCcgccggtggtggaggagccCAAAGGCGGGCTGAGGGTGGAGAGCGAGCCGGCGCCGGAGATCCCGCCGCACCGGCCCAAGGCCGCCACCAAGGGCTCCCGGAAGCCCAGCATCAAGAAGGAGCCCAAGTCCTCCCCCAGGCCCACGGCGGCGGCcagcgccgccaccaccaccaccaccagcagcagcaccaccaccaccaccacccccgcctcGGCaaccgtcgccgccgccgctgccgcggCCGGCCCCGCAGccggagccgccgccgccgccgccacggacAAACGCAAGGCCAAGGCGCCCACCAAGACGTCCCAGAAGTCCCGGGAGTTTGTGGAGACGGAGTCGTCGTCGTCGGACTCTGAGGAGAACGACAGCATCCCGTCGTCGTCGCAGACGCCAAAGTACTCGGAGAGCATCCGCACGCCCGTCCTCATGTTCTCGCCGCTGGAGGAGAAGGGCCTGCTGTCGCCGCTCAGCGACCCTGAGGAGCACTACCTGGCGCGACCGCCCCCCCAGCAGGCGCTCTTGGTGAAGATAG acctgagCCTGCTAACCAGGATACCCGGGCTCCCCTACAAGGAACCGGCCGAGATCAAGGTGGAGAGGGACGACTCGCTGGACCGCGACGGGAAGGAGTTCAGCAAGCAGAGCTCGGGGAAGAACTCCAGCAAGGGCAAGAGGAAACACAAG AACGATGACGACGGTACAAAGCCTGACATCAAGAGGTCCAAGCAAGAAGAGAAGTCTCAGTCACACCATAAAAACAGCTGTAAAGA GTCGAAGAGGTCtgtggagaagaaggaggagcccGTGCCCTCGCCCTCAATCTCGGGCCCTCAGCGGACCCCCAAGGCGGAGCACCACAGCCGAAAGAGGACCATGAGCCAGTCGTCCACCTCGCTGTCCAGCGGCGCCGGCAGCGGCAAGGAGGGCAGCCACGGCCCCAAGGGCACCTCCAAGCACCGCAAGGGAGAGGACAAGGGGCGAGGCGCGCGCGACGGCAAG acccaccccccccatccctacctctctctccaggacaAACCGTCCAAGGGCTGTGACAACCTGCTGGCCGTGCAGCCGCTCTCCACCGACGGCTCCGAGTCCCAGAGGTCCAAGCTGCTGTTTGAGGACAG ggtCCATTCGGCCGACTACTACCTGCAGGAAGCCAAGAAACTCAAACACAATGCGGACGCGCTG ctggACCGCTTTGAGAAGGCGGTCTACTACCTGGACGCGGTGGTGTCCTTCATCGAGTGCGGCAATGCCCTGGAGCGCAGCGTCCAGGAGGCCAAGTCCCCCTTCCCCATGTACGCCGAGACGGTGGAACTCATCAA GTACACCATGAAACTCAAGAGCTACATGGCCCCGGACGCCACGCCCGCAGACAAGAGGCTGGCAGTGCTGTG CCTGAGATGCCAGTCCCTACTTTACCTGCGACTCTTCAAGCTGAGGAAAGAAAGCGCACTCAAATACTCGAAAACCCTCACAGAGCATCTGAAG AATTCCCTGAGCATCACTCAGGCTCCATCTCCAGGAATCGCAAA CAGTAAGGCGGCCAGCATGCCCTCCCCGGTGTCCCCCAAGCTGTCCCCGGGCTCGGCCGCCAGCTACTCCTCCAGCAGCGccagcggcggcagcggcagctcctccgtcaccatcCCCCAGCGCATCCACCAGATGGCGGCCAGCTACGTGCAGGTCACCTCCAACTTCCTGTACGCCACCGAGGTGTGGGACCAGGCGGAGCAGCTGGCCAAGGAGCAGAAAG AGTTCTTCGTGGAGCTGGACAAGGTGATGGGTCCGCTCATCTTCAACACGAGCAGCATGACTGAACTGGTGCGCTTCACACGCCAGGGCCTGCACTGGCTGCGGCTGGACGCTAAGCTCATCCCCTAG